Below is a genomic region from Streptomyces sp. RPA4-2.
GGCCCTCGCAGGCTACGCCCTGGCCCGGTTGCGCTACCGCGGCCGCCGGGTGGTGACGCTCGTCTTCATCCTCGCGATGCTGGTCCCCGTCGAGGGCATCATCATCGCCCAGTTCACCACCATGCGTGAGCTCGGCCTGAACAACACGCTCATCGGTGTGGTCCTGCCCGGCTGCGTCGGCGCGATGAACGTCCTGCTGATGCGCAACGCCTTCCTCAACCTGCCCTACGAGATCGAGGAGGCGGCCTACGTCGACGGGGCGAACGTCTGGCAGCGGTTCCTGCGGATCGCGCTGCCGTCGGTGAAGGGCACCCTCGCCGTCGTCGCCATCTTCGCCTTCATGGGCGCCTGGGACGACTTCCTGTGGCCACTCATCGTGCTCAGCGATCCCTCCAAGTTCACCCTCACCATCGGCCTCAACTACCTGCACGGCACGTTCGCCAACGACGAACGGCTCGTCGCCGCGGGGACGATCATCGCCGTGGCACCGCTGATCGCCCTCTTCGCCTGTCTCCAGCGGTACTTCTTCCGCGGTGTGGGCGAGGGCGCGGTCAAGGGCTGAAACCGTCCGTCCTTCCGATTCGCAAGGATCCCGCATGCCCTCTGCCGTGCGCTTCGGCGTCAACTACACCCCGAGCGAGGGGTGGTTCCACCACTGGCTCGACTTCGACCTCGACTCCGTACGCGCCGACCTCGACTCGATCGCCGCCGTCGGCCTCGACCACATCCGGGTCTTCCCGCTGTGGCCCTACTTCCAGCCCAACCGCACCCTGATCCGCCCGCGCGCCGTCGAACAGCTCGTGGCGCTCGCCGACGCCGCCGCCGAACGCGGACTCGACGTCAACGTGGACGGACTGCAGGGGCACCTGTCGAGCTTCGACTTCCTGCCCGCGTGGACACGGACCTGGCACCGGCGGAACATCTTCACCGACCCGGAAGTGGTCGAGGGGGAGGCCGCGTACCTGCGCACCCTGGCCGCCGCGCTCGCCGACCGGCCGAACTTCATCGGCATGACGATCGGCAACGAGGTCAACCAGTTCGCCGCCGGGCCGCACCCCGACCCGGACCGCATCACCTCCGAGCAGGCCGGGGCATGGCTGACCCGCCTGCTCGCGGCCTGTGAGGAGGGCGCTCCCGGCAAGCCGCATCTGCACGCCTCCTACGACGCCGCCTGGTACCAGGACGACCAGCCGTTCACGCCGGAGCACTCGGCCCGGCTCGGCGCCCTCACCGCCGTCCACTCCTGGGTGTTCAACGGGACGGCCCAGCGGCACGGCCGCCGGGGTGTCGCCACCGAGCACCACGCCGCGTACCTCGTCGAGCTCTCCAAGGCCTGGGCCGACGATCCCGGCCGCCCGGTCTGGCTCCAGGAGGTCGGCGCGCCCGCCCCGCTGATCCCGGCCGAGCACGCGGCCGCCTTCACCGAGACGACCGTCGCGAACGCGCTCGACTGCCCCGACCTGTGGGGCGTCACCTGGTGGTGCTCGCACGACGTCAGCCGCGACCTGGCCGACTTCCCCGAACTCGAGTACAGCCTCGGCCTGTTGACGAGCGACCGGCGGCCCAAGCCCGCCGCGCGGACCCTCGCCCGCATCGCCGGCGAGGGACGGGCACACCGGCCCTGCGCGCGCACCACCGCGCTCGTCGTCGACACCGCGCCGGGCCGCTCCGTCTGCGCCCCCGGCGGCCCCGTCTTCGAGGCCTTCGCCAGGCTCACCGCCGACGGCGCCCGTCCCACCACCGTTCTCGCGAGCCGCGCCGACGACAAGGACCACCTCGCGGCCCGTGGCATCACCGAAGTCGTCACACCCGATCAGGTCACCGAGTAGCCCGTCCCCACCCGTCCTCCCGACGATACGGAGCACACAGTGAACCTCAGCAGACGCGCTCTTCTGCTCGCCGGAGCCGCGGCGGCGCTCACCCCCGCCCTGCCCGGCGTCCCCGGCCGCGGCGGCGGCTTACCGCGACCTCCAGCCGTACGCCTCCTACTGGTACCCGGACTCGCTGCCCTCGGGCACCCCGGGCGCCGGCATCACCTGGCGCAGCCTGAAGACATGGAGCGCCGACGGCGACACGGACCTGGCGTTCAACGCGTCCTCCGTGCCACTCGCCGCCCGCTTCACCCCCACCCCCGTGAACAGCACGGCCCGCGCCGGCCAGGCCCGCGTCCAGTCCCTCGTCTCCTTCGGGCCCACGTCGGCCAACCCCTCCCAGGGCGCCGCCGACGCCGACTACTACGCCCTCACCCACTGGGCCTACCTCGATGAACTCGTCTTCTGGGGAGGCTCGTCGGGCGAGGGCCTGATCCTCGCGCCGAACGCCCCGATCGTGGACGCGGCCCACCGGCACGGCGTGCCCGTCCTCGGCAACGTCTTTCTGCCGCCCGTCGCCTACGGCGGCCGCCTCCAGTGGACCCGTGACCTGGTGCAGAAGGACGCCACCGGGCACTATCCGCTCGCGGACCGACTGGTCGCGGTGGCCGCGGCGTACGGATTCGACGGCTGGTTCGTCAACGCCGAGACCGGCGGCGGCGACACCGCGCTCGCCACCGCCGTGCTCGGCTTCCTGAAGGAACTCAAGGCGCTCGGCGCGGCCCAGGGACAGCGCGTCACCTGGTACGACGCGATGACCGTGAGCGGCTCGGTCGGCTGGCAGGGCGCGCTCGACAACCAGAACAAGACGTTCTTCCAGGCCGCCGACTCGATGTTCGTCGACTTCCGCTGGTCGCAGAGCAGCCTGGCCTCCTCCGCCACCACCGCCCGGCAACTCGGCCGCAGCCCCTACGAGTTGTGGGCCGGCGTCGACGTCGAGGCAGGCGGCACCAACGCGTCCGTCAACTGGGACGCCATCGTGCCGACCACCAAGGCGCACATCGCGTCGATCGGCCTCTACCGGCCCGAGTGGACCCGCAACCACCTGCCCGCGGGCCGCACCCCCGGCGACTTCCACACCGCCGACGACCTGTTCTGGACCGGCTCCTCCCTCGACCCCTCCAGGCCCGCCACGGACGCCGCCTGGCGCGCTCCGGCGGTCTCTGTCGCCGACCGTTCGACCGTCGGCTCGCTGCCGTTCGCGACCGTCTTCAACACCGGTCACGGCCTGAGGTGGTACGAGGACGGCGAGGTCACCTCGGACACCGCCTGGAACCACCTGGGTCTCCAGGACCGGCTGCCCTCCCGCCGCTGGGTCGTGCGCACCACCGGCCACCGCCCCACCGTCACCTTCGACTTCGCGGACGCCTGGCGGGGCGGCAGCAGCCTCCTGGTCTCCGGAACTCTCGACGCGCCGACGACGCTGGACCTGTACACGACCCGGCTGCCGATCGGCGCGGACACGGTGGTCGAGCTGACCCACCGTACGGACGCGGGCAGCACCTCCCTGGAGCTGGCCGTCGCCACCGCGGAGCCGGGCGCGGCGGGCGGGGCACCCCCGTACACCTATCTGTCCGTGCCCATCACCGGCGGCGACGGCTGGCAGACGTCCACCGTGCGGCTGACCGGACTGTCGGGAACCGTGGACGCGCTGGGCGTCCGGTTGGCCCCGGGACCCGGTCCGGTCGGCTGGCGGCTGGGCCGGCTCGCGGTCCGGGACGCGACGGTGACCCCCGACGCGCCCGCCGGCCTGCGCGTCACCGACGCCGACGGCGGAAACCTGCGCTTCGCGTGGCAGAGTGCCGCCGGCGACGTACGCCACTACGAGCTGTACCGGACGTTCCCCGACGGCACACGTCGTTTCCTCGGCGGCACCTGCCAGACCGCGTTCTACGCGGGCGGTCTCACCGCCGAGCAGGGCGAGGCCGCCGCAGGATTCGAACTGCGCGCGGTGGGGGAGCTGTTCACCGTCTCGACCTCCGCCACGATCACCCACACCTGGTAACCCGCACCCCTCACCCCACGGAGCCCACCCATGCATGACGACCGCACCCTGGTCGAAGCCCGCCTCAAGCGTGTCCTCGACGAGCGCATCCGACCCGCCGTGTACCCCGAGTCCGTGCCGCTGGAAGTGGCGGTGTGGAACGCGCCCGGAGAGCCGGTCCCGGTCGCCGAGGGGCTCGCGGCCGTGCCGGAGCCGATCGAGGTGGGCGCGCGCTGGGGCGCTCCGTGGGGCACCAGTTGGTTCCGGGTCACCGGGACCGTACCCGAGTCCTGGGCCGGCCGGACCGTCGAGGCGGTCCTCGACCTCGGATTCGACGAGAACATGCCCGGATTCCAGTGCGAGGGGCTCGTCTACCGGTCCGACGGCACTCCGGTGAAGGGACTCAACCCGCGCAACCAGTGGGTGCGCGTCGGCGCGCCGGTGGAGGGCGGCGAGGAGGTCCGGCTGCACATCGAGGCCGCCTCCAATCCGGTGATCCTCGACTACCACCCCTTCCAGCCCACCCAGCTGGGCGACAAGGAGACCGCGGGCAGCGAGCCTCAGTACACGCTCACCCGGATGGACCTCGCGGTCCTCGACGAGACGGTGTGGGAACTGGTGCTCGACCTGGAGGTGCTCGGCGAGCTGATGGCCGAGCTCCCGGTGGAGTCCGCGCGGCGCTGGGACATCCTGCGCGCGGTGGAGCGGGCGCTGGACGCCGTCGACCTCCAGGACGTGGGCGGCACCGCCGCCGCGGCCCGGGCCCGGCTGGAGGGCGTCCTCGCGGAACCCGCCGTGCCCTCCGCACACCGGATCAGCGCCGTCGGGCACGCGCACATCGACTCGGCCTGGCTGTGGCCGCTGCGCGAGACGGTCCGCAAGGTGGCGCGCACCACCTCCAACATGACCGCGCTCATCGAGGACGAACCCGAGTTCGTCTTCGCGATGTCGCAGGCCCAGCAGTGGGCCTGGGTGAAGGAGCACCGGCCCGAGGTGTGGGCGCGGGTGAAGAAGGCCGTCGCGGACGGCCGGTTCGTCCCGGCCGGAGGCATGTGGGTCGAGTCGGACACGAACATGCCCGGTTCGGAGGCGATGGCCCGTCAGTTCGTCCACGGCAAGCGGTTCTTCATCGACGAGTTCGGCATCGAGAACGAAGAGGCCTGGCTGCCCGACACCTTCGGCTTCGCCGCCGGACTCCCGCAGATCATCAAGGCGGCGGGCTCCAAGTGGCTGCTCACGCAGAAGATCTCGTGGTCCCAGACCAACAAGTTCCCGCACCACACCTTCCGCTGGGAGGGCATCGACGGCACCCGCATCTTCACCCACTTCCC
It encodes:
- a CDS encoding carbohydrate ABC transporter permease, with protein sequence MSVLEKVRPAERPAPRRRPRPRHRLRVTDEHGRRIRVWELALRYLLLLAVLALTVGPFLWQLSTSLKGPTEDIFDSPPALLPGHPTLHNYQRVADTIPVWDYAVNSLKVAGANVVTNCVGSALAGYALARLRYRGRRVVTLVFILAMLVPVEGIIIAQFTTMRELGLNNTLIGVVLPGCVGAMNVLLMRNAFLNLPYEIEEAAYVDGANVWQRFLRIALPSVKGTLAVVAIFAFMGAWDDFLWPLIVLSDPSKFTLTIGLNYLHGTFANDERLVAAGTIIAVAPLIALFACLQRYFFRGVGEGAVKG
- a CDS encoding glycosyl hydrolase; this encodes MPSAVRFGVNYTPSEGWFHHWLDFDLDSVRADLDSIAAVGLDHIRVFPLWPYFQPNRTLIRPRAVEQLVALADAAAERGLDVNVDGLQGHLSSFDFLPAWTRTWHRRNIFTDPEVVEGEAAYLRTLAAALADRPNFIGMTIGNEVNQFAAGPHPDPDRITSEQAGAWLTRLLAACEEGAPGKPHLHASYDAAWYQDDQPFTPEHSARLGALTAVHSWVFNGTAQRHGRRGVATEHHAAYLVELSKAWADDPGRPVWLQEVGAPAPLIPAEHAAAFTETTVANALDCPDLWGVTWWCSHDVSRDLADFPELEYSLGLLTSDRRPKPAARTLARIAGEGRAHRPCARTTALVVDTAPGRSVCAPGGPVFEAFARLTADGARPTTVLASRADDKDHLAARGITEVVTPDQVTE